Proteins encoded together in one Thermoplasmata archaeon window:
- a CDS encoding amidohydrolase, whose product MTDATLFVGGRIFTGRRYCAALLVEEGEVVLAGTEAEARRAAAPGTEVVPLGGDLVVPGLIDAHLHVAEVTRAREGLDVREIGSAAALGEAIGRWASDHPNGPIEARGWDPERFPGGTWLDRRDLDQFAADRPLVLVHVSGHALVANSSALRAARIDRATPDPPGGRIGRGSDGEPDGRLLEAAIPFFASRRPAPPAIDPDALVRTLRSAAALGLTTVGAMNAAPEEAVALRRLAAEGRWPGRVRVYLDGRRWQEYFEDPGGPSGPGGLFEVVGAKAFLDGAFGPRTAWLSAPYSDEPSTSGGAVASADTLRAWIREITARGLAPALHAIGDAAVALALDLLEGVTVRHLRRARIEHVSLTPPLLLPKLARARPAIVVQPGFVWSDAWLGRRLGRDRARWAYAFRTLSEQGHRLVGSSDAPYDSFDPWRGLRAAVQRTDPSGRSANPDPAEALDAEEALRLYTANAGAVFGEPRLGWLEAGSPADLVRVRAPSLDAAISTGAPVVRETWIAGTRLDAPADATGARTR is encoded by the coding sequence ATGACGGACGCGACGCTGTTCGTGGGCGGTCGGATCTTCACGGGGCGTCGCTACTGCGCCGCGCTGCTGGTCGAGGAGGGTGAGGTCGTTCTCGCCGGCACCGAGGCCGAGGCGCGCCGGGCGGCGGCCCCCGGCACCGAGGTGGTCCCGCTCGGGGGCGACCTCGTCGTCCCCGGTCTGATCGACGCCCACCTCCACGTCGCCGAGGTGACCCGCGCGCGCGAGGGGCTCGACGTGCGGGAGATCGGATCGGCGGCGGCGCTCGGTGAGGCGATCGGGCGCTGGGCGAGCGATCACCCCAACGGGCCGATCGAGGCGCGCGGGTGGGATCCCGAGCGGTTCCCCGGCGGCACCTGGCTCGACCGTCGAGATCTGGATCAGTTCGCGGCGGACCGCCCCCTCGTACTCGTCCACGTCAGCGGGCACGCGCTCGTCGCCAACTCGAGCGCGCTGCGCGCGGCCCGGATCGACCGCGCTACGCCGGACCCACCGGGGGGCCGCATCGGTCGAGGCAGTGATGGCGAGCCCGACGGCCGCCTGCTGGAGGCCGCGATCCCCTTCTTCGCCTCCCGGCGGCCGGCTCCCCCGGCGATCGATCCGGACGCGCTGGTCCGCACGCTGCGATCGGCCGCGGCCCTCGGTCTCACCACCGTCGGAGCGATGAACGCGGCGCCCGAGGAGGCCGTCGCCCTCCGGCGTCTCGCCGCCGAGGGCCGGTGGCCCGGACGCGTGCGGGTCTACCTCGACGGGCGACGCTGGCAAGAGTATTTCGAGGACCCGGGCGGACCGTCCGGCCCGGGGGGACTGTTCGAGGTCGTCGGCGCGAAGGCGTTCCTGGACGGGGCCTTCGGCCCGAGGACGGCGTGGCTGAGCGCGCCGTACTCGGACGAACCCTCGACGTCCGGCGGGGCGGTCGCATCGGCCGACACGCTGCGCGCCTGGATCCGGGAGATCACGGCCCGCGGGCTCGCGCCCGCCCTCCACGCGATCGGGGATGCGGCGGTCGCGCTCGCGCTCGACCTCCTCGAGGGCGTGACCGTCCGCCACCTGCGGCGCGCCCGCATCGAGCACGTGTCGCTGACGCCGCCGCTGTTGCTGCCGAAGCTGGCTCGCGCCCGGCCGGCGATCGTCGTCCAGCCCGGCTTCGTGTGGAGCGATGCGTGGCTGGGCCGCCGCCTGGGGCGCGATCGCGCGCGTTGGGCCTACGCCTTCCGCACCCTGAGCGAGCAGGGCCACCGGCTCGTCGGATCGAGCGACGCGCCGTACGACTCCTTCGATCCCTGGCGCGGGCTCCGGGCGGCCGTCCAGCGGACCGATCCGAGCGGTCGCTCGGCGAACCCGGATCCGGCCGAAGCCCTCGACGCGGAGGAGGCGCTGCGCCTCTACACGGCCAACGCCGGCGCGGTCTTCGGAGAGCCACGCCTGGGGTGGCTCGAGGCGGGATCCCCGGCCGACCTCGTACGCGTGCGCGCGCCGTCGCTCGACGCGGCGATCTCCACGGGGGCCCCCGTCGTCCGCGAGACGTGGATCGCGGGGACCCGTCTCGACGCCCCGGCCGACGCGACCGGCGCCCGAACCCGCTAA
- a CDS encoding zinc ribbon domain-containing protein translates to MCQHCAGEASCSHPDCAPSPSACACARAGAGRCPTCGHPCLPWYFGLGLVGAPPAVNDFLGGAGSESPGFDGYPASRSALLAAAREEFADMEEAPTAALAWLDTHLPDRSYQDRGDVLVALTPEIRGPELVPPRWRSSAGPSALPFGVRLVVPTGQVAVLVSREGAPLDAFGPGEHVLTTATAPHAAAGSRPPAAGFDRTVLDTRAVFYTTGPQTGTLSVRARSPSGPPAPIRASIRFSIQDPVRFEAAISRRLSDSAPTDTVLSMVAGPALERAMAAPAGDPSFVEGTIRQALEAAGLVPADITVGATGPGAGFPSDVLARLPPEQRALVEARLQESMRRRAAAGAGGPPNPSPSAGPVAPPAPAGVPPGPVRCSACSAPNPSTVRFCGNCGKPLPPAQNCPACGAPSRPGVKFCGNCGAPVR, encoded by the coding sequence ATGTGCCAGCACTGCGCCGGGGAAGCGAGCTGCTCCCACCCGGACTGTGCCCCCTCCCCCTCGGCCTGCGCCTGCGCGCGCGCCGGCGCCGGGCGCTGCCCGACGTGCGGGCATCCCTGCCTGCCCTGGTACTTCGGCCTGGGCCTCGTCGGCGCCCCTCCCGCGGTGAACGACTTCCTCGGGGGGGCCGGTTCGGAGAGCCCCGGCTTCGACGGATACCCGGCCAGCCGGTCGGCCCTCCTGGCGGCGGCCCGGGAGGAGTTCGCCGACATGGAGGAAGCGCCGACGGCGGCGCTCGCGTGGCTGGACACCCACCTGCCGGACCGGAGCTACCAGGACCGGGGCGACGTCCTGGTCGCCCTGACGCCGGAGATCCGGGGTCCCGAGCTCGTCCCGCCGCGCTGGCGTTCGAGCGCGGGTCCTTCCGCGCTGCCGTTCGGCGTCCGCCTCGTCGTGCCGACCGGCCAGGTGGCGGTGCTGGTGAGCCGGGAGGGAGCGCCGCTCGATGCGTTCGGGCCCGGCGAGCACGTCCTGACGACGGCGACCGCGCCCCACGCGGCCGCGGGCTCGCGGCCCCCGGCCGCGGGCTTCGACCGCACGGTGCTCGACACCCGGGCGGTCTTTTACACGACGGGCCCGCAGACCGGCACGCTGTCCGTTCGAGCCCGCTCCCCGTCCGGCCCCCCGGCCCCGATCCGTGCCTCCATCCGCTTCTCGATCCAGGACCCGGTCCGATTCGAGGCGGCGATCAGCCGTCGCCTCAGCGACAGCGCCCCAACGGACACGGTGCTGAGCATGGTGGCGGGCCCGGCGCTCGAGCGCGCGATGGCCGCCCCGGCGGGCGACCCCTCGTTCGTGGAAGGGACGATCCGACAGGCGCTGGAGGCGGCCGGCCTCGTCCCGGCCGACATCACGGTCGGCGCGACCGGCCCGGGGGCCGGGTTTCCCTCCGACGTGCTCGCCCGGCTGCCACCCGAGCAGCGCGCGCTCGTGGAGGCGCGCCTGCAGGAGTCGATGCGCCGTCGAGCGGCGGCCGGCGCGGGCGGCCCACCGAACCCGAGCCCGTCGGCGGGTCCGGTCGCGCCGCCGGCGCCGGCCGGCGTCCCCCCGGGGCCAGTGCGCTGCTCCGCCTGCTCGGCGCCCAATCCCTCGACCGTGAGGTTCTGCGGAAACTGCGGCAAACCTCTCCCTCCCGCGCAGAATTGCCCCGCCTGCGGGGCGCCATCACGGCCGGGGGTGAAGTTCTGCGGGAACTGCGGAGCGCCGGTCCGCTGA
- the glnA gene encoding type I glutamate--ammonia ligase — MAPQKESKGGPDGARILEELRAEKVRWVQLFYTDVFGGFNQVDVPLHTLEAESFVSGVPKLDGSSVRGFREIFESDMLLVPDPRTLATIPWNPEAGGTVRFICDVRIGGTKEPYDHDPRGVARRTEAVLASAGFDKSFWGPEIEFWVFDSVELIPSYQGVHDAWAGSGYLVNHSEAPWHPGPIDATVRFKEGYHRTPPVDSLLPLRAEMCNILADQFHIVMDAHHHEVATASQSELNVRFDELVPMADHIQDVRYVIKNVARQHGKVGCLMPKPVYGDNAIGMHTNQSLWSKGKNTFYDEKDAYAEVSQTCRYYVGGLMKHSRALCGITNPTTNSYRRLVPGYEAPVFIAWSRANRSASIRIPAYFRGRMAPKRVEYRTPDSSANIYLTEAALALAGLDGIKKKIEPPAPVDENIYKLTPARRRELEIAELPGSLGEALDCLASDHDFLKPAFSASLIETYLELKRQEQLELSLRPHPYEFYKYLDV, encoded by the coding sequence GTGGCCCCGCAGAAGGAGTCGAAGGGCGGACCGGACGGCGCGCGGATCCTCGAGGAGCTCAGGGCGGAGAAGGTCCGCTGGGTACAGCTGTTCTACACCGACGTCTTCGGCGGCTTCAATCAGGTCGACGTCCCGCTCCATACCCTCGAGGCCGAGTCGTTCGTCTCGGGGGTGCCGAAGCTCGATGGCTCGTCCGTCCGGGGCTTTCGCGAGATCTTCGAGTCCGACATGCTGCTCGTGCCGGACCCCCGGACGCTCGCGACGATCCCCTGGAACCCCGAGGCGGGAGGGACGGTCCGGTTCATCTGTGACGTCCGTATCGGCGGGACCAAGGAGCCGTACGACCACGATCCGCGGGGGGTCGCCCGGCGGACCGAGGCCGTCCTCGCCTCCGCCGGCTTCGACAAGTCGTTCTGGGGGCCGGAGATCGAGTTCTGGGTCTTCGACTCGGTGGAGCTGATCCCGTCGTACCAGGGCGTCCATGACGCGTGGGCCGGATCCGGCTACCTCGTCAACCACAGCGAGGCGCCGTGGCACCCCGGACCGATCGACGCGACGGTCCGCTTCAAGGAGGGCTACCACCGCACCCCGCCGGTCGACTCGCTGCTGCCGCTACGGGCGGAGATGTGCAACATCCTGGCCGACCAGTTCCACATCGTGATGGACGCCCACCATCACGAGGTCGCGACCGCGAGCCAGTCCGAGCTGAACGTGCGCTTCGACGAGCTCGTGCCGATGGCCGATCACATCCAGGACGTCCGGTACGTGATCAAGAACGTCGCCCGGCAGCACGGCAAGGTCGGGTGCCTCATGCCGAAGCCCGTCTACGGCGACAACGCGATCGGCATGCACACGAACCAGTCGCTCTGGTCGAAGGGCAAGAACACGTTCTACGACGAGAAGGACGCCTACGCCGAGGTCAGCCAGACCTGCCGCTACTACGTCGGCGGGCTGATGAAGCACTCGCGCGCGCTCTGCGGCATCACGAACCCGACGACGAACTCCTACCGACGGCTGGTGCCCGGCTACGAGGCGCCCGTCTTCATCGCCTGGAGCCGCGCGAACCGGTCGGCGTCGATCCGCATCCCGGCCTACTTCCGGGGCCGGATGGCCCCGAAGCGCGTGGAGTACCGTACTCCCGACTCCTCGGCGAACATCTACCTCACCGAGGCCGCGCTCGCGCTCGCGGGCCTCGATGGCATCAAGAAGAAGATCGAGCCGCCGGCGCCGGTCGACGAGAACATCTACAAGCTGACGCCGGCGCGCCGTCGCGAGCTCGAGATCGCGGAGCTCCCGGGCTCCCTCGGGGAGGCGCTCGACTGCCTCGCCTCCGACCACGACTTCCTGAAGCCGGCGTTCTCGGCGTCGCTGATCGAGACCTACCTCGAGCTCAAACGCCAGGAACAGCTGGAGCTCAGCCTGCGGCCTCATCCCTACGAGTTCTACAAGTACCTCGACGTGTAG
- a CDS encoding zinc ribbon domain-containing protein: MPGYKRPCRFCGNLVDEDSKVCPFCSRAHPLQMVCPYCVAPIQAGWTTCNTCGKPLSIACPRCGAAVGPDSDVCEKCHAVVRYRCPSCDAVVAPGAKRCERCGTKLKDFWKQKGL; encoded by the coding sequence ATGCCGGGCTACAAGCGGCCGTGCCGCTTCTGCGGCAACCTCGTCGACGAGGACTCCAAGGTCTGCCCGTTCTGCTCGCGCGCCCACCCGCTCCAGATGGTCTGCCCCTACTGCGTCGCGCCGATCCAGGCGGGCTGGACCACCTGCAACACCTGCGGCAAGCCCCTCTCGATCGCCTGCCCGCGATGCGGCGCCGCCGTCGGGCCCGACTCCGACGTATGCGAAAAGTGCCATGCGGTGGTCCGCTACCGCTGCCCGTCCTGCGACGCCGTCGTAGCACCCGGCGCGAAACGCTGCGAGCGCTGCGGCACGAAGCTCAAGGATTTCTGGAAGCAGAAGGGTCTCTGA
- a CDS encoding zinc ribbon domain-containing protein — translation MALLEYPRNVDDLSGDKGFQWRFHCDLCGSGYDSTFIPSKSQASSRRLGFLSGGLSAISGMAGSGGSGLSSASSMAGTASQFRGMSADWHKEHDNAFQQAVNEAKPHFQKCPRCNQLVCSADWNNEAGLCTHDAPSLAAETQAAKAQVRVEQMQAQVRSQSQFDGDTSDRSTICPKCGKPSGAGKFCNNCGAPLGFRECPSCHHQNPPTVNFCGDCGAKLG, via the coding sequence ATGGCGCTCCTCGAGTACCCGAGGAACGTCGACGACCTCAGCGGCGACAAGGGCTTCCAGTGGCGGTTCCACTGCGATCTCTGCGGGTCTGGCTACGACTCCACGTTCATCCCCTCCAAGAGCCAGGCCTCGTCGCGCCGGCTCGGCTTCCTGAGCGGCGGCCTCTCCGCGATTAGCGGGATGGCCGGCAGCGGTGGCAGCGGTCTTTCCAGCGCCAGCTCGATGGCCGGCACCGCGAGCCAGTTCCGCGGCATGTCGGCGGACTGGCACAAGGAGCACGACAACGCCTTCCAGCAGGCCGTCAACGAGGCCAAGCCGCACTTCCAGAAGTGTCCGAGGTGTAACCAGCTCGTCTGCTCCGCCGACTGGAACAACGAGGCCGGTCTGTGCACCCACGACGCGCCGAGCCTGGCCGCGGAGACCCAGGCGGCGAAGGCCCAGGTCCGCGTCGAGCAGATGCAGGCCCAGGTGCGCAGCCAGAGCCAGTTCGACGGCGACACCTCGGACCGCTCCACGATCTGTCCGAAATGCGGCAAGCCGTCCGGCGCGGGCAAGTTCTGCAACAACTGTGGCGCTCCGCTCGGGTTCCGCGAGTGCCCCAGTTGCCACCATCAGAACCCGCCGACCGTCAACTTCTGCGGGGACTGCGGCGCGAAGCTCGGGTGA
- a CDS encoding saccharopine dehydrogenase C-terminal domain-containing protein yields the protein MRAIVLGGGGLTGRCAVRDLAVGGVFDEVVAADLDPELARAAAHAAGERARATGLDVRQRGELVTLLRGADVVVNAVQYGFNLTVMEAALEANVPYLDFGGLFHMTRRQLALDGTFRRAGVLAIPGLGQVPGISNVLAMEACRDLDRVDSIVIRDGWRDLTVGGPELAFTWSPSTFLDEMVLPAVVFEGGAYREHPPMSGAEEFDFAPPVGRTRVYRTLHSEPATLPESLRDKRLAHCEWKEGGPGIEVLRTMALLGLGSDRPLEVRGQAVVPKEFTLALVKREKLLGVPEDVRVVDWEVCDIEIHGSKGEAPVVRHAIARFPARPDWHLTATEYAVGVAGAIGAELIATERIREVGVVPPERCVPAGEFRAALAGRSIETAIVPPEDPLPPVG from the coding sequence GTGCGAGCGATCGTGCTGGGGGGCGGGGGGCTCACCGGCCGCTGCGCCGTACGCGACCTCGCCGTCGGAGGTGTCTTCGACGAGGTCGTCGCGGCGGACCTCGACCCCGAGCTGGCGCGGGCCGCGGCGCACGCCGCCGGGGAGCGGGCGAGGGCGACCGGACTCGACGTGCGCCAGCGCGGCGAGCTGGTCACGCTCCTGCGGGGCGCGGACGTGGTCGTCAACGCGGTCCAGTACGGGTTCAACCTCACCGTGATGGAGGCGGCGCTCGAGGCGAACGTGCCGTACCTCGACTTCGGCGGCCTGTTCCACATGACCCGGCGCCAGCTCGCGCTGGACGGAACCTTCCGCCGGGCCGGCGTGCTCGCGATCCCGGGGCTCGGGCAGGTGCCGGGCATCTCCAACGTGCTCGCCATGGAGGCCTGCCGCGATCTCGACCGTGTCGACTCGATCGTCATCCGGGACGGTTGGCGGGACCTCACGGTCGGCGGACCCGAGCTCGCCTTCACCTGGTCGCCGAGCACGTTTCTGGACGAGATGGTGCTGCCGGCCGTGGTCTTCGAGGGCGGTGCCTACCGCGAGCATCCGCCGATGAGCGGCGCCGAGGAGTTCGATTTCGCTCCGCCCGTGGGCCGGACCCGGGTCTACCGGACCCTGCACTCGGAGCCCGCGACGCTGCCCGAGAGCCTGCGGGACAAGCGGCTCGCGCACTGCGAGTGGAAGGAGGGCGGCCCCGGCATCGAGGTGCTCCGCACGATGGCCCTGCTCGGGCTCGGGTCGGATCGCCCGCTCGAAGTGCGGGGCCAGGCGGTCGTGCCGAAGGAGTTCACGCTCGCCCTGGTCAAGCGCGAGAAGCTGCTCGGCGTGCCCGAGGACGTCCGCGTCGTCGACTGGGAGGTCTGCGACATCGAGATCCACGGGTCGAAGGGAGAGGCCCCGGTGGTCCGCCACGCCATCGCCCGATTCCCAGCGCGCCCGGACTGGCACCTGACGGCGACCGAGTACGCAGTCGGGGTCGCCGGCGCGATCGGCGCGGAGCTGATCGCGACCGAGCGGATCCGCGAGGTCGGCGTGGTGCCGCCCGAGCGGTGCGTGCCGGCCGGGGAGTTCCGCGCCGCGCTCGCGGGTCGGTCGATCGAGACCGCGATCGTCCCCCCCGAGGACCCGCTGCCGCCGGTCGGCTGA